The sequence TCACCAGGTCGGCGTCGCCGCGCAGCTCGCGCAGCAGGTCGCGCTCGGCGACGATGCCGTCGACGATGCGGCCGTCGCCCTGGAGGGGGTGCGGGCGGCGGACCGACTCGAAGCGGCGGACCAGCGCGTCGTCGGAGGACTCCAGGAAGACCACCCGGCGGGTGACGCCCTTGGCTTCCAGGTCGGCGAGGGATTCGCGCAGGTTGTCGAAGAAGCGGCGGCCGCGTACGTCGACGACGACGGCGATCCGGGCCACGTTGCCCTGGGAGCGGGCGCCGAGCTCCACCATGGTGGGGATCAGCGCGGGCGGCAGGTTGTCGACGACGAACCAGCCGAGGTCCTCCAGACACTTGGCGGCGGTGCTGCGTCCGGCGCCGGACATGCCGGAGATGATCACCAGCTCCGGGATGGCCGCCGCGGTGTCGCCCGTCTCGGTCGAGGTGCCCGTACTCACGTCTGCTGCTCCGTCTGCTCGGTCGGTGCGGTCGTGCCCGTGTTCATGTTCGTGCTCGGTCATGTCGTGCTGCCCCCGTCGTCCTCTTCCATGATCTCTCCTGTGGCCGTGTTCACGGCGGGTGCGGCCGGGGCGGCCGCCGCGAGGGCGACGGCCACGGACTCCGCGGTCCTGCGGCCTATCCCGGGCACCTCACAGATCTCGTCGATTGTCGCCTGCCGCAGCTTCTTGACGGAGCCGAAATGCTTGATCAGGGCCTGTTTCCGGGTGTCGCCGAGGCCGGCGACGGCGTCCAGGGGGCTGGAGCGGATGCGCTTGGCCCGCTTGGCGCGCTGGTAGGTGATGGCGAAGCGGTGCGCCTCGTCGCGGACGCGCTGGAGGAGGTAGAGGCCCTCGCTGGAGCGGGGCAGGACCACCGGGTCGTCGTCATCGGGCAGCCAGACCTCTTCGAGGCGCTTGGCGAGGCCGCAGACCGCGATGTCGTCGATGCCCAGCTCGTCCAGGGCCCGCTTGGCGGCGGCCACCTGCGGCTGCCCGCCGTCGACGACGAGGAGCTGCGGCGGGTACGCGAACCGCTTGGGGCGTCCGTCGTCCTCGCGGGACTCGCCGTCGGCCGGGGCGCTCCCGTCGGCGGGGACCGCGTCGGGGGCCGGGACCGGGCCGGAGACGGCGGGCCCCGCCGGGACCGGGCCCGTGGCGGCCGGGGTCTCCTCCCACTCCCCCGTGCGCTCCTTCTCCTGGAGGTAGCGGCGGAAGCGGCGGCTGATCACCTCGTGCATCGAGCGGACGTCGTCCTGGCCCTCGAAGCCCTTGATCTGGAAGCGGCGGTACTCCCCCTTGCGGGCGAGGCCGTCCTCGAAGACCACCATGGAGGCCACGACGTCGTCGCCCTGGAGGTGGGAGATGTCGAAGCACTCGATGCGCAGCGGGGCGGTGTCCAGGCCCAGGGCCTCGGCGATCTCCTCCAGGGCCCGGGAGCGGGTCGTGAGGTCGGAGGCGCGCTTGGTCTTGTGCAGTCCGAGGGCCTGCTGGGCGTTGCGCTGGACCGTGACCATCAGGTCCTTCTTGTCGCCGCGCTGCGGAATGCGCAGGCTGACCTGGGAGCCGCGCCGGTCCGCGAGCCACTGGGCAACCGCGTCGGGGTCCTCGGGAAGCGCCGGGACCAGGACCTCCTTGGGGACGGCGTCGCCGCTCTCCTCCCCGTACAGCTGCTGGAGGGCGTGCTCCACGAGGCCGGAGGTGTCGACGTTCTCCACCTTGTCGGTGACCCAGCCGCGCTGGCCGCGCACCCGGCCGCCGCGGACGTGGAAGATCTGGACGGCGGCCTCCAGCTCGTCCTCGGCGACCGCGATGAGGTCGGCGTCGGTGGCGTCGGCGAGGACGACCGCGCTCTTCTCCATCGCGCGCTTGAGCGCCTCGACGTCGTCGCGCAGCCGCGCGGCCCGCTCGTACTCCATCTCCTCGGCCGCCGCCATCATGTCCTTCTCCAGGCGGCGGATGTACGTACCGGTGCGGCCGGCCATGAAGTCGCAGAAGTCGTCGGCCAGTTCGCGGTGTTCCTCGGGGGTGACGCGGCCGACGCAGGGGGCCGAGCACTTGCCGATGTAGCCGAGGAGGCAGGGGCGGCCGGTGCGCGCGGCGTTCTTGAAGACGCCCGCGGAGCACGTACGGACGGGGAAGACGCGGAGCATCAGGTCGACCGTCTCGCGGATCGCCCAGGCGTGTCCGTAGGGGCCGAAGTAGCGCACGCCCTTCTTCTTGGCGCCGCGCATCACCTGGACGCGGGGGAACTCCTCGTTCAGCGTGACCGCGAGATACGGATAG is a genomic window of Streptomyces sp. NBC_00708 containing:
- the rapZ gene encoding RNase adapter RapZ — translated: MTEHEHEHGHDRTDRADGAADVSTGTSTETGDTAAAIPELVIISGMSGAGRSTAAKCLEDLGWFVVDNLPPALIPTMVELGARSQGNVARIAVVVDVRGRRFFDNLRESLADLEAKGVTRRVVFLESSDDALVRRFESVRRPHPLQGDGRIVDGIVAERDLLRELRGDADLVIDTSSLNVHELRAKMDAQFAGDEEPELRATVMSFGFKYGLPVDADLVVDCRFLPNPHWVPELRPFTGLNEEVSAYVFDQPGAKEFLNQYTELLQLVAAGYRREGKRYVTIAVGCTGGKHRSVAMSEKLAARLATEGIETVLVHRDMGRE
- the uvrC gene encoding excinuclease ABC subunit UvrC translates to MADPSSYRPRPGQIPDSPGVYKFRDEHRRVIYVGKAKNLRQRLANYFQDLAGLHPRTRTMVTTAASVEWTVVSTEVEALQLEYSWIKEFDPRFNVKYRDDKSYPYLAVTLNEEFPRVQVMRGAKKKGVRYFGPYGHAWAIRETVDLMLRVFPVRTCSAGVFKNAARTGRPCLLGYIGKCSAPCVGRVTPEEHRELADDFCDFMAGRTGTYIRRLEKDMMAAAEEMEYERAARLRDDVEALKRAMEKSAVVLADATDADLIAVAEDELEAAVQIFHVRGGRVRGQRGWVTDKVENVDTSGLVEHALQQLYGEESGDAVPKEVLVPALPEDPDAVAQWLADRRGSQVSLRIPQRGDKKDLMVTVQRNAQQALGLHKTKRASDLTTRSRALEEIAEALGLDTAPLRIECFDISHLQGDDVVASMVVFEDGLARKGEYRRFQIKGFEGQDDVRSMHEVISRRFRRYLQEKERTGEWEETPAATGPVPAGPAVSGPVPAPDAVPADGSAPADGESREDDGRPKRFAYPPQLLVVDGGQPQVAAAKRALDELGIDDIAVCGLAKRLEEVWLPDDDDPVVLPRSSEGLYLLQRVRDEAHRFAITYQRAKRAKRIRSSPLDAVAGLGDTRKQALIKHFGSVKKLRQATIDEICEVPGIGRRTAESVAVALAAAAPAAPAVNTATGEIMEEDDGGSTT